One genomic segment of Lytechinus pictus isolate F3 Inbred chromosome 18, Lp3.0, whole genome shotgun sequence includes these proteins:
- the LOC129281960 gene encoding N6-adenosine-methyltransferase non-catalytic subunit-like: protein MSERLKSIRARSSQRRKILAQQLGAKDADNLSSVLNSKEDHQKIVQASASSVSDRVGGSAPPPIKRRAIGEGETPSSSLDRRKSTEDGEEAGEKVLRDEVYKDSSTFLKGTQSANPHNDYCQHFVDTGQRPQNFIRDVGLADRFEEYPKLKELIRLKDELIAKTNIPPMYLQCDLENFELSELDNVFDCIHVAPPLEEYRHRPGVLTNQKFWSWDDIMRIDIPSISSFRSFIFLWVGSSDGLERGRECLKEWGFRRSEDICWIKTNSKNPGNISLEPGAILQRTKEHCLMGIKGTVRRSTDGDFIHANIDLDVIITEEPETGSLEKPEEIFHLIEHFCLGRRRLNIFGNDQTIRPGWLTIGPQLTNSNFNKDTFKGYFNKSSEDYLTGCPDEVERLRPKSPVNKNNPGGRGGRGERGGRGGGMGRGGFGGRGGGDRGGRGGRGGFGGRGRGGHRGGFGQRGGF from the exons CTTGGTGCCAAAGATGCAGACAACCTATCCTCCGTGCTAAACAGCAAAGAAGATCATCAGAAGATTGTACAGGCCTCGGCAAGTTCagt CTCTGACAGGGTTGGTGGGTCTGCACCACCACCAATCAAAAGAAGGGCGATAGGCGAGGGTGAAACTCCTTCTTCGAGTTTGGACAGGAGAAAATCAACTGAG gatggAGAGGAAGCTGGAGAGAAGGTTCTTCGAGATGAAGTTTACAAAGACTCTTCCACTTTTCTAAAG GGTACTCAAAGTGCAAACCCTCATAATGACTACTGTCAGCATTTCGTGGATACCGGACAACGGCCGCAGAATTTCATCAGAGATGTTG gcCTTGCTGATCGATTTGAGGAGTACCCTAAGTTGAAAGAGCTGATCCGACTCAAAGATGAACTGATAGCAAAGACTAACATTCCCCCCAT GTACTTGCAGTGTGACTTGGAGAACTTTGAGCTCTCCGAGTTGGACAACGTCTTTGACTGCATCCACGTGGCCCCACCGCTGGAGGAGTACAGGCATCGACCCGGAGTGCTCACTAACCAGAAGTTCTGGAGCTGGGATGAT ATAATGAGAATAGATATACCATCCATATCATCGTTCCGGTCCTTTATTTTTCTCTGGGTGGGTTCGTCAGATGGACttgaaagagggagagag TGTTTGAAAGAATGGGGCTTTAGACGATCAGAAGATATCTGTTGGATCAAGACGAACAGCAAGAACCCTGGCAACATCAGCCTGGAACCTGGTGCTATCCTACAGCGAACCAAA GAACACTGCCTTATGGGGATCAAGGGGACAGTGCGCCGGTCCACCGACGGGGATTTCATCCATGCTAACATTGATCTAGACGTCATCATCACCGAAGAACCCGAGACCGGAAGTCTCGAAAAGCCAGAAGAAATTTTCCATCTGATCGAACACTTCTGTCTCGGGAGGAGACGACTGAACATCTTTGGCAATGACCAGACTATCAGACCAG GCTGGCTGACCATAGGTCCTCAACTCACCAACAGCAACTTCAACAAGGACACCTTCAAAGGCTACTTCAACAAGAGCTCCGAAGACTACCTGACCGGGTGCCCCGACGAGGTGGAGAGGCTGCGCCCCAAGTCCCCCGTCAACAAGAACAACCCCGGCGGGAGAGGAGGCAGAGGCGAGAGAGGAGGTAGGGGCGGCGGTATGGGGAGAGGGGGATTCGGAGGGAGGGGCGGAGGGGACCGTGGAGGGAGAGGTGGGCGGGGAGGCTTCGGGGGTAGGGGCAGGGGAGGGCATAGAGGAGGTTTCGGGCAGAGGGGAGGGTTCTGA